A single region of the Triticum dicoccoides isolate Atlit2015 ecotype Zavitan chromosome 2B, WEW_v2.0, whole genome shotgun sequence genome encodes:
- the LOC119364458 gene encoding probable protein phosphatase 2C 41: MARFCCFGAGCSELTGHASATSGKGKGCQGQVKVSYGFSLVRGKTNHPMEDFHVAELAEVKGNELGLFAIYDGHLGDTVPAYLQENLFSNILNEEEFWTHPDRAITKAYEKTDQAILSHTPDLGQGGSTAVTAILINGSKLWVANVGDSRAVLLKGGEAIQMSIDHDPNAERGAIENKGGFVSNMPGDVPRVCGQLAVSRAFGDRNLKSLLKSEPDVKVEDIDHTAELVVLASDGVWKVMNNQEAVDVVKRYKDPQTAAKQLVAEAVKRDSKDDISCVVVRFKMYVAGNS, translated from the exons ATGGCCAGGTTTTGCTGCTTCGGCGCCGGTTGCTCAGAG TTGACAGGGCATGCATCAGCCACCTCTGGTAAAGGGAAAGGCTGTCAGGGCCAAGTCAAGGTTAGCTACGGGTTTAGCCTTGTAAGAGGAAAGACAAACCATCCGATGGAGGATTTTCATGTCGCAGAACTTGCTGAAGTGAAAGGAAACGAGCTTGGTCTTTTTGCTATTTATGATGGTCATTTAGGAGATACTGTTCCTGCATACCTACAGGAAAATTTGTTTTCTAATATTTTGAACGAG GAAGAGTTTTGGACACATCCAGACAGAGCAATCACAAAGGCTTATGAAAAGACGGACCAGGCTATTCTGTCACATACTCCAGATTTGGGACAAGGTGGCTCCACTGCCGTAACTGCCATCCTTATAAACGGCAGTAAGTTGTGGGTAGCTAATGTTGGGGATTCGCGAGCTGTTCTTCTGAAAGGAGGTGAGGCCATACAGATGTCAATTGACCACGACCCGAATGCTGAGCGCGGCGCTATTGAAAATAAGGGTGGTTTTGTTTCAAATATGCCAG GAGATGTTCCCAGAGTCTGTGGTCAGTTGGCCGTGTCCAGAGCGTTTGGGGACAGGAATCTAAAATCACTTTTGAAATCAGAGCCTGATGTGAAAGTTGAAGATATCGATCACACTGCTGAGCTAGTTGTCCTTGCGAGCGATGGAGTTTGGAAG GTAATGAACAATCAGGAAGCCGTTGATGTGGTGAAAAGGTACAAGGACCCACAAACAGCTGCCAAGCAATTAGTCGCCGAAGCAGTGAAAAGAGACAGTAAAGATGATATATCATGCGTGGTCGTTAGGTTCAAGATGTATGTTGCAGGCAACTCGTGA
- the LOC119364455 gene encoding cryptochrome-1-like: protein MSVSSSSMCGGDAGMKCVVWFRRDLRVEDNPALAAAARTAGEVVPAYVWSPEEDGPYFPGRVSRWWLSQSLKHLEASLHRLGAAKLVTRRSPDSVAALLQLVRDTGATHLFFNHLYDPISLVRDHRLKEMMTAEGIVVQSFNADLLYDPWEVNDDEGQPFNMFMPFWNRCLSMPYDPPAPLLPPKRINSGDLSMCPSDDLIFEDESERGSNALLARAWSPGWQNADKALSAFLNGPLIDYSVNRKKADSANTSLLSPYLHFGELSVRKVFHLVRVKQLVWSNEGNHAAEESCTLFLRSVGLREYSRYLCFNHPCSHEKPLLAHLRFFPWVVNESTFKFWRQGRTGYPLVDAGMRELWATGWLHDRIRVVVSSFFVKVLQLPWRWGMKYFWDTLLDADLESDALGWQYISGSLPDSRELDHIDNPQLEGYKFDPHGEYVRRWLPELARLPTEWIHHPWDAPASVLQAAGVELGSNYPLPIVELDTAQVRLQEALSEMWQLEAASRAAMDTGMEEGLGDSSEVPPIEFPQDLQMEVHWEPARVAPNVLTTAQRRQDQMVPTMTASLNRVETEISADLGNSVDSRAEVPFRMHFEPRTEREEVIQSTGNAAGTNGIHHHNNFQQPQHRMRNIFAPSVSEASSSWTGRDGGVVPVWSPPAASGHSETYGADEADVSSRSYLDMHPQSHRIMNWHQLSQSLTTGRDVENSVQPNFIG, encoded by the exons ATGTCGGTCTCGTCCTCCTCCATGTGCGGCGGGGACGCCGGGATGAAGTGCGTGGTCTGGTTCCGGAGGGACCTCAGGGTGGAGGACAacccggcgctggcggcggcggcgcgcaccgCCGGCGAGGTGGTGCCGGCGTACgtgtggtcgccggaggaggacggCCCCTACTTCCCCGGCCGCGTGTCGCGGTGGTGGCTCAGCCAGAGCCTCAAGCACCTGGAGGCCTCGCTCCACCGCCTCGGCGCCGCCAAGCTCGTCACCCGGAGGTCGCCCGACTCCGTCGCCGCGCTGCTCCAGCTCGTCCGCGACACCGGCGCCACGCACCTCTTCTTCAACCATCTCTACG ACCCGATCTCGCTGGTCAGGGACCACCGTCTCAAGGAGATGATGACGGCAGAGGGCATCGTCGTGCAGTCTTTCAATGCCGACCTGCTGTATGATCCATGGGAGGTCAACGATGATGAAGGCCAGCCGTTCAACATGTTCATGCCGTTCTGGAACAGGTGCCTCAGCATGCCGTATGACCCCCCCGCGCCACTGCTGCCCCCTAAGAGAATCAACTCAG GTGACCTATCCATGTGCCCATCAGACGATCTGATTTTCGAGGATGAGTCGGAGAGGGGAAGCAATGCCCTTCTGGCACGAGCATGGTCACCAGGCTGGCAGAACGCGGATAAGGCGCTATCTGCCTTCCTGAACGGCCCTTTGATTGACTACTCGGTGAACCGCAAGAAGGCAGACAGCGCAAACACCTCCCTCCTTTCACCTTACCTGCATTTTGGCGAGCTGAGTGTGCGCAAGGTTTTCCACCTTGTTCGAGTGAAGCAACTCGTGTGGAGCAACGAGGGCAACCACGCAGCTGAGGAGAGCTGCACTCTGTTCCTCCGATCTGTCGGTCTCCGGGAGTACTCACGGTATCTTTGCTTCAACCATCCATGCAGCCATGAGAAGCCCCTCCTTGCACACCTCAGGTTCTTCCCTTGGGTGGTCAACGAAAGCACCTTCAAATTTTGGCGCCAGGGACGGACTGGTTACCCTCTTGTTGATGCTGGCATGAGGGAGTTGTGGGCAACTGGATGGCTGCATGATCGGATACGTGTGGTAGTTTCAAGTTTTTTCGTCAAGGTCCTTCAACTACCATGGCGATGGGGGATGAAGTATTTTTGGGACACTTTACTGGATGCTGATCTTGAGAGTGATGCACTTGGTTGGCAGTACATCTCTGGCTCGCTCCCTGATAGCCGGGAGCTCGACCACATTGACAACCCTCAG CTCGAAGGCTACAAGTTTGATCCACATGGGGAATATGTCCGACGGTGGCTTCCTGAACTTGCAAGGCTGCCAACAGAATGGATACACCACCCATGGGATGCACCTGCCTCTGTGCTGCAAGCTGCAGGAGTTGAGTTGGGCTCCAACTATCCTCTCCCCATAGTTGAGCTAGATACAGCCCAGGTCAGGCTGCAAGAAGCCCTGTCAGAAATGTGGCAGCTTGAGGCAGCATCCAGGGCCGCAATGGACACTGGAATGGAGGAAGGCCTGGGCGACTCATCGGAGGTGCCACCAATCGAATTTCCCCAAGATTTGCAGATGGAAGTCCATTGGGAACCAGCCCGGGTAGCGCCCAATGTGCTCACAACTGCACAGAGACGCCAGGATCAGATGGTGCCTACCATGACAGCTTCACTCAACAGGGTTGAAACAGAAATTTCTGCTGATTTGGGGAATAGCGTGGATAGTAGAGCAGAGGTTCCGTTCCGCATGCATTTTGAGCCACGGACTGAGAGGGAGGAAGTGATTCAAAGCACGGGCAATGCAGCTGGAACTAATGGCATTCACCACCACAATAACTTTCAGCAACCTCAGCACCGTATGAGAAATATTTTTGCGCCATCTGTGTCTGAAGCGTCAAGTAGCTGGACCGGGAGAGATGGTGGCGTGGTCCCAGTTTGGTCGCCTCCTGCAGCATCAGGCCATTCCGAAACTTATGGAGCCGATGAAGCTGATGTTTCTAGTAGGAGTTATTTGGATATGCATCCTCAGTCACACCGGATAATGAACTGGCATCAGCTATCACAGTCATT GACAACAGGCAGGGACGTGGAGAACTCCGTGCAGCCAAATTTCATCGGTTAG
- the LOC119364457 gene encoding ubiquitin carboxyl-terminal hydrolase 4-like has product MVMGASGSKLEKALGDQFPEGERYFGLENFGNTCYCNSVLQALYFCTPFREQLLEYYMNNKNPGDAEENLLTCLADLFMQVSQSKKKTGVIAPKRFVQRVKKQNELFRSYMHQDAHEFLNFLLNELVDILEKESSAAKDSPQSSSPEKVPNGPVQPLANGVKKEPPVTLVHKNFQGILTNETKCLRCETVTARDETFFDLSVDIEQNSSITSCLKNFSSTETLNAEDKFFCDKCCSLQEAQKRMKIKKAPHILVIHLKRFKYIEQLGRYKKLSYRVVFPMELKISSTSDDVDTEYSLFAVVVHVGSGPNHGHYVSLVKSHNHWLFFDDENVEMVEESTLQTFFGSSHEYSGNTDHGYILFYEGLGGKSLG; this is encoded by the exons ATGGTCATGGGAGCCAGCGGCTCCAAGCTCGAGAAGGCTCTCGGCGACCAGTTCCCTGAAGGCGAGCGCTACTTCGGCCTCGAGAACTTCGGCAACACCTGTTACTGCAACAGTGTGCTCCAG GCACTTTATTTTTGCACTCCATTCAGGGAGCAGCTACTGGAATATTATATGAATAATAAAAATCCGGGAGATGCAGAGGAAAATCTTTTGACTTGTTTGGCAGATCTTTTCATGCAG GTAAGTCAATCAAAGAAAAAGACAGGCGTTATTGCTCCAAAACGTTTTGTCCAAAGAGTGAAGAAACAAAATGAATTATTTcgcagctacatgcaccag GATGCTCATGAGTTCTTAAATTTTCTGTTGAATGAGCTTGTTGATATTCTGGAGAAAGAGTCCAGTGCTGCGAAGGACTCACCCCAATCATCATCTCCTGAAAAAGTTCCAAATGGGCCAGTTCAACCTTTGGCCAATGGAGTTAAAAAAGAACCACCTGTTACCTTGGTCCATAAGAATTTCCAG GGCATACTGACCAATGAAACCAAATGCTTAAGATGTGAGACAGTAACTGCAAGGGACGAAACGTTTTTTGATCTGAGTGTTGACATTGAGCAGAATAGTTCCATTACAAGCTGCCTGAAAAATTTCAGCTCCACTGAGACTTTAAATGCCGAGGACAAATTCTTCTGTGACAAATGTTGCAG tttgcaagaagcacaGAAGAGAATGAAGATCAAGAAGGCTCCCCATATATTGGTGATCCACCTAAAGCGCTTTAAGTACATTGAGCAGCTTGGGCGGTATAAGAAACTTTCGTATCGGGTTGTCTTCCCCATGGAGCTGAAGATCAGCAGTACATCTGATGATGTGGATACTGAATACTCTCTCTTTGCTGTGGTGGTCCATGTTGGAAGCGGCCCCAACCATGGCCATTATGTAAGCCTCGTAAAAAGCCACAACCACTGGCTGTTCTTCGATGATGAAAACGTGGAGATGGTTGAAGAGTCGACCCTGCAAACGTTCTTCGGCTCTTCGCACGAATACTCAGGCAACACAGATCATGGATACATCTTGTTTTAcgagggccttggtgggaagagtttAGGTTGA